A genomic stretch from Hymenobacter psoromatis includes:
- a CDS encoding GntR family transcriptional regulator produces the protein MEFNDNEAIYLQIASYVGEQVLRQQWPPDHKIPSVRELAAELQVNPNTVMRTYELLQSQGVVYNRRGLGLFVAPAGAAQVRAHRRERFLQHELPAFFNTISLLDISLAELAQRYEAFKTAQAATLAPTPHEN, from the coding sequence ATGGAATTCAACGATAATGAGGCGATTTATCTCCAGATAGCCAGCTACGTGGGCGAGCAGGTGCTGCGTCAGCAGTGGCCGCCCGACCACAAAATCCCGTCGGTGCGCGAGCTGGCCGCCGAGCTGCAGGTCAACCCCAACACCGTGATGCGCACCTACGAGCTGCTGCAAAGCCAGGGCGTGGTGTATAATCGGCGCGGCCTGGGCCTGTTCGTGGCTCCGGCCGGCGCGGCGCAGGTGCGCGCCCACCGCCGCGAGCGGTTTTTGCAGCACGAGCTGCCCGCGTTTTTCAACACTATTTCGCTGCTCGACATCAGCCTTGCCGAGCTGGCCCAGCGCTACGAAGCTTTCAAAACGGCGCAAGCCGCAACCCTTGCGCCTACCCCCCATGAAAACTAG
- a CDS encoding ABC transporter ATP-binding protein codes for MVRIRNLHFGYSRRVLQLENLSLDLRRGHIYGLLGKNGAGKSTLLKNIVGLAFPLSGSCEVEGHAAALRRPATLEDLFFLPEDVQVPPVSATQLAASTGVFYPRFEAAAFHEYLRELDVPALTKLPALSYGQQKKALIAFALATNTGLLVLDEPTNGLDIPSKAQFRKLVAGALGADRCVIISTHQVRDLDSLIDTVLVLHQRRIVLNASIDELAGKLSFGTAPVGVAAPEALYAEPSVRGRQVIRPNHDGGGGSKVDLELLFNALTGPDTTLATYLTQLQLQHEPVH; via the coding sequence ATGGTCCGCATCCGTAACCTGCACTTCGGGTACTCGCGCCGGGTACTTCAGCTCGAAAATCTCAGTCTGGACCTGCGCCGGGGCCACATCTACGGCCTGCTGGGCAAGAACGGCGCGGGCAAGTCCACGCTGCTCAAAAACATCGTGGGGCTGGCTTTCCCGCTCAGCGGCAGCTGCGAGGTGGAGGGCCACGCTGCCGCTCTGCGCCGGCCCGCCACGCTCGAAGACCTGTTTTTTCTGCCCGAAGACGTGCAGGTGCCGCCCGTGTCGGCCACGCAACTGGCGGCCAGCACGGGCGTTTTCTACCCCCGCTTCGAGGCGGCAGCCTTCCACGAATACCTGCGCGAGCTCGACGTGCCGGCGCTCACCAAGCTCCCGGCGCTCTCCTACGGCCAGCAGAAAAAGGCGCTCATCGCCTTCGCCCTGGCCACCAATACCGGCCTGCTGGTGCTCGACGAGCCCACCAATGGCCTCGACATTCCCAGCAAGGCGCAGTTTCGCAAGCTCGTGGCCGGCGCGCTCGGCGCGGACCGCTGCGTCATCATCTCGACCCATCAGGTGCGCGACCTCGACAGCTTGATTGATACCGTGCTGGTGCTGCACCAGCGCCGCATCGTGCTGAACGCCAGCATCGACGAGCTGGCCGGTAAGCTCAGCTTCGGCACCGCGCCGGTGGGCGTGGCCGCGCCCGAAGCCCTCTACGCCGAGCCGTCGGTGCGCGGTCGGCAAGTTATTCGGCCCAACCACGACGGCGGAGGGGGTAGCAAAGTCGATTTGGAATTGCTCTTCAACGCCCTCACCGGCCCCGATACTACCCTGGCCACTTACCTCACCCAACTTCAATTGCAACATGAGCCAGTACATTAA
- a CDS encoding glycoside hydrolase family 1 produces MPAQFLFATGIENSYPTIHNGKFRQDEMEKCGHYKFWKKDFDLVQELGIEYLRYGPPIHKTWMGVGKYDWSFADETFNDLRRRSIIPIVDLCHFGVPDWIGNFQNPDFPKLFAQYAADFAKRFPWVQLYTPVNEMYVCAEFSALYGWWNEQLASEKSFVTALKYIVKANVLAMHSILAVRPDALFIQSESSEYFHASDPAAIKPAELLNAKRFLSLDLNYGQRVDSDMYEYLMDNGMTRDEYHFFLQNDLRHQCIMGNDYYRTNEHRVRDDGSTVASGEIFGYHVITTQYHNRYQLPVMHTETNLWQGPNGDEAVNWLWKEWANVLRVRNDGVPILGFTWYSLTDQVDWDTALRENNGTPNPLGLYDLNRNIRPVGEAYKKLISQWKEVLPTQTACLQIPLVMPNQAGQNWVQQAHVEAQTLQADQATVDANDRKQD; encoded by the coding sequence ATGCCAGCCCAGTTTCTTTTTGCCACCGGCATTGAAAATAGCTACCCTACCATCCACAACGGCAAGTTTCGCCAGGACGAGATGGAAAAATGCGGCCACTATAAATTCTGGAAAAAGGATTTTGACTTGGTGCAGGAGCTGGGTATCGAATACCTGCGCTATGGCCCGCCCATTCACAAGACGTGGATGGGGGTAGGGAAGTACGACTGGTCGTTTGCGGACGAGACGTTTAACGACCTGCGGCGGCGCAGCATCATTCCCATCGTGGATTTGTGTCACTTTGGGGTGCCCGACTGGATAGGAAATTTTCAGAATCCCGATTTTCCAAAGCTGTTCGCGCAGTATGCCGCCGACTTTGCCAAGCGCTTTCCGTGGGTGCAGCTCTACACGCCGGTGAACGAGATGTATGTCTGCGCCGAGTTTTCGGCCCTCTACGGCTGGTGGAATGAGCAGCTGGCCAGCGAGAAATCGTTCGTGACGGCGCTGAAGTACATCGTGAAGGCCAATGTGCTGGCCATGCATTCCATTCTGGCGGTGCGGCCCGACGCGCTCTTTATTCAGAGCGAATCAAGCGAATATTTCCACGCCTCGGACCCGGCCGCCATCAAGCCCGCCGAGCTGCTGAACGCCAAGCGCTTTTTGTCTTTGGACCTGAACTACGGTCAGCGCGTGGACTCCGACATGTATGAATACCTTATGGACAACGGGATGACCCGCGACGAGTATCATTTCTTTTTGCAAAATGACCTGCGTCACCAGTGCATCATGGGCAACGACTACTACCGCACGAACGAGCACCGCGTGCGCGACGACGGCAGCACCGTGGCCTCGGGCGAAATATTTGGCTACCACGTCATTACCACGCAGTACCACAACCGCTACCAGCTGCCCGTGATGCACACCGAAACCAACCTCTGGCAGGGTCCCAACGGCGACGAGGCCGTGAACTGGCTCTGGAAAGAGTGGGCCAACGTGCTGCGGGTGCGCAATGATGGGGTACCCATTCTGGGTTTCACTTGGTATTCGCTCACCGACCAGGTGGACTGGGACACGGCCCTGCGCGAGAACAACGGCACCCCGAACCCGCTGGGTCTCTATGACTTAAACCGCAATATCCGGCCGGTGGGCGAGGCGTATAAAAAGCTCATCAGCCAGTGGAAAGAGGTGCTGCCCACCCAGACCGCGTGCCTGCAAATACCCCTGGTGATGCCCAACCAAGCCGGCCAGAACTGGGTCCAGCAGGCGCATGTCGAAGCGCAGACGCTGCAAGCCGACCAGGCAACCGTCGATGCCAACGATAGAAAGCAAGACTAG
- a CDS encoding oxidoreductase: MRFKDKVVIITGGAGGIGLATAQRLASEGARIVLADISQDNLDKALPEVQKAGAPEVLLSICNVAKEDQVIATVKATLDKFGRLDSIVNNAGLMRFKPLEELTADDWMATLNVDLLGAFYFVKQAFLNMKPGGTVVNVSSIHAIETEALVTPYAAAKAAVLSLTRSAAIEGKPKGLRINAVLPGAIDTPMLWDNPNVKSGVEKINPSDVGKPENVAALIAYLASDESEFVQGTMVRVDGGRLDHL; encoded by the coding sequence ATGAGATTCAAGGACAAAGTTGTTATTATCACCGGCGGGGCCGGCGGCATTGGGCTGGCCACGGCCCAGCGCCTGGCCTCGGAAGGCGCGCGCATCGTACTGGCCGATATCAGCCAGGACAACCTCGATAAGGCATTGCCCGAGGTGCAGAAAGCCGGCGCGCCCGAAGTGCTGCTCAGCATTTGCAACGTGGCGAAGGAGGACCAGGTGATTGCCACCGTGAAAGCCACGCTTGACAAATTCGGCCGGCTCGATTCCATCGTGAATAACGCGGGGCTGATGCGCTTCAAACCGCTGGAAGAACTAACGGCCGACGACTGGATGGCCACGCTGAATGTGGACTTGCTGGGCGCATTCTACTTCGTCAAGCAGGCATTTTTGAACATGAAGCCTGGCGGCACGGTCGTCAACGTATCGAGCATTCACGCCATCGAAACGGAGGCGCTGGTAACGCCCTACGCCGCGGCCAAGGCGGCGGTGCTCTCGCTCACGCGCTCGGCCGCTATTGAAGGCAAGCCTAAAGGGTTGCGTATCAACGCAGTGCTGCCAGGCGCGATTGACACGCCCATGCTCTGGGACAACCCCAACGTGAAGTCAGGGGTAGAAAAAATCAATCCCAGCGACGTGGGCAAGCCCGAAAACGTGGCTGCCCTCATCGCCTACCTGGCCTCCGACGAGTCGGAGTTCGTGCAGGGCACGATGGTGCGGGTAGATGGTGGCCGATTGGACCATTTGTAG
- a CDS encoding cytochrome ubiquinol oxidase subunit I yields the protein MSPPPVLVPEPVEVLPGLSLDTDQGLLQWISSVDHKQLGIMYLWTALLFMLVGGAEILLIRVQLAVPRNTFMGPETYNELFTMHGTTMIFFVAMPAIFGFATYFVPLMIGANDMAFPRLNALSLWLTVFGGLLMYFSFVAGGAPNAGWFNYAPLNGYNYSPQPGIDYYCAGLLLAGIGTVSASINLIVTILHYRTAGMTLRIMPVFVWMMLVTAGLVIAAFPSLNAALAMLLLDRRLHAHFFDVHDGGSALLWQHLFWLFGHPEVYIVILPAFGMLSEVFSTYSRKPVFGYAFIVGSGIVIGLLAFGVWVHHMFAVGLGNTANNFFAASSMLIGIPTGVKVFNWLATMHGGSIRFTTSMKFATAFLVEFTIGGLSGIAFAIVPIDLQLTDTYFVVAHIHYVLIGGTLFGLLSGLFYWFPKMSGRMLNERLSNWFFWLFTIGFNVTFMIQHVLGTIGMPRRVYTYPDLPGWGTLNLLSTIGSFLMGAATLLLVYIVLRALRSGPRAGADPWDAYTLEWTTTSPPQLQNFDRVIPVASVRPFRDFKRPDDADHLKPGKKKGVHGK from the coding sequence ATGTCTCCGCCCCCCGTTCTCGTGCCCGAACCCGTGGAGGTCCTACCCGGCCTCAGCCTGGATACTGACCAGGGGCTGCTCCAGTGGATTTCGTCCGTGGACCACAAGCAACTGGGTATTATGTACTTGTGGACCGCACTGCTGTTCATGCTGGTGGGCGGGGCTGAGATTCTGCTGATACGCGTGCAGCTGGCGGTGCCACGCAACACGTTTATGGGGCCGGAAACGTATAACGAGCTGTTTACGATGCACGGCACCACGATGATATTCTTCGTGGCCATGCCGGCCATTTTTGGCTTCGCTACCTACTTCGTGCCCCTCATGATTGGGGCCAACGATATGGCCTTTCCGCGCCTGAACGCGCTGAGCTTGTGGCTCACCGTGTTTGGCGGCCTGCTGATGTATTTCAGCTTCGTGGCGGGCGGCGCGCCCAACGCGGGCTGGTTCAACTACGCCCCGCTCAACGGCTACAACTATTCTCCGCAGCCAGGCATCGACTATTATTGCGCGGGGCTGCTGCTGGCCGGCATCGGCACAGTTTCGGCTTCTATCAATCTGATAGTAACCATCTTGCACTACCGCACGGCGGGCATGACGCTGCGCATTATGCCGGTGTTCGTCTGGATGATGCTCGTCACGGCCGGCCTCGTGATAGCCGCTTTTCCGTCCTTGAACGCGGCGCTGGCCATGCTGCTGCTCGACCGCCGGCTGCACGCCCACTTCTTTGACGTGCATGATGGCGGCTCGGCGCTGCTCTGGCAGCATTTGTTCTGGCTGTTCGGGCACCCGGAAGTTTATATCGTAATTCTGCCCGCCTTCGGGATGCTGTCGGAAGTTTTCTCCACGTATTCGCGCAAGCCAGTGTTTGGCTACGCCTTTATCGTGGGCTCGGGCATTGTCATCGGGCTGCTGGCGTTTGGGGTGTGGGTCCACCACATGTTTGCGGTGGGACTGGGCAACACGGCCAATAACTTCTTCGCGGCCAGCAGTATGCTCATCGGCATCCCGACGGGCGTGAAGGTTTTCAACTGGCTGGCAACGATGCACGGCGGCTCCATCCGCTTCACGACTTCCATGAAATTCGCGACTGCCTTTTTGGTCGAGTTCACCATTGGCGGGCTCAGCGGCATTGCCTTCGCCATCGTGCCGATTGACTTGCAGCTCACCGACACCTACTTCGTGGTGGCGCACATTCACTACGTGCTTATCGGCGGCACGCTGTTTGGGCTGCTGTCGGGCTTGTTTTATTGGTTTCCGAAGATGAGCGGCCGGATGCTGAACGAGCGGCTGAGCAACTGGTTTTTCTGGCTGTTCACGATTGGCTTCAACGTCACGTTTATGATTCAGCACGTGCTGGGCACCATCGGGATGCCGCGCCGCGTGTACACCTACCCCGACCTGCCGGGCTGGGGCACGCTCAATCTGCTGTCCACCATCGGTAGCTTTCTGATGGGCGCGGCCACCCTGCTACTGGTCTATATCGTTTTGCGGGCGCTGCGCAGCGGCCCCCGCGCCGGGGCCGACCCCTGGGATGCCTACACCCTGGAATGGACCACGACCTCGCCCCCGCAGCTGCAAAATTTCGACCGCGTGATTCCGGTGGCCAGCGTGCGGCCGTTCCGCGACTTCAAGCGGCCCGATGATGCCGACCACCTAAAACCTGGTAAAAAGAAAGGAGTACATGGCAAATAG
- a CDS encoding (2Fe-2S)-binding protein: protein MVKLTFGLGGVAALAIGVPVVSAVLAPLLEPAPQTWRKVGTLADFAVGSTHLVKFENANAKAWSGMTSESAAWLRRESEKEFIAFSVNCAHLGCPVRWEQGAGLFMCPCHGGIYYKDGTVAAGPPPQGLTQYHIRVAGNDDVELLTAPIPITNMTS, encoded by the coding sequence CTGGTCAAGCTCACTTTTGGGTTAGGCGGCGTGGCGGCGCTGGCCATCGGCGTGCCCGTGGTGAGTGCCGTGCTGGCCCCGCTGCTGGAGCCCGCCCCCCAAACCTGGCGCAAAGTGGGCACGCTGGCCGATTTCGCAGTGGGCTCCACACATTTGGTCAAGTTCGAGAATGCTAATGCCAAAGCTTGGTCAGGCATGACGAGCGAGTCGGCGGCCTGGCTGCGGCGCGAGTCGGAAAAGGAGTTTATCGCCTTTTCGGTCAATTGCGCGCACCTGGGCTGCCCCGTGCGCTGGGAGCAGGGCGCGGGCCTGTTTATGTGCCCCTGCCACGGCGGCATTTATTACAAAGACGGCACCGTGGCCGCCGGCCCGCCGCCCCAGGGCCTCACGCAGTACCACATCCGGGTGGCCGGTAATGATGACGTGGAGCTTTTGACCGCGCCGATTCCGATTACGAATATGACGAGCTGA
- a CDS encoding cytochrome B6: MSFLRKVGAWLDDRLGISDTLMPLARHLVPPGAKWSYVFGSATLFCLILQVVTGVALTLLYQPTSESAYKSLEFITHQAVFGRLLRGIHYFGASGMIVLVGIHMLRVYITASYKFPREMSWISGVFLLFLTLAMGFTGQLLRWDSNGVWSAVVAAEQAGRVPIIGTYVARLLLGGDTIGGQSLSRFYSYHTLLFPAMLFGLVGFHLYLVFRNGVSEPTKVGQLVDPKTYRKWYQDMLDKVGVPFWPYAAWRDVVFSVAVVMGIFTLALVFGPPELTQPPSPATIYTNPAPDWYMLPIFALYALMPPAIESYLIIIAPLLTILALLALPFISNAGERSPLRRPWAVFGAGTVVTLVIALLVLGEQAPWSPKFDAKPLNTKLINSNNPQIVAGAGLFYNKGCIYCHLLDGHGGHRGPELTEVGRRLKTDELRIRIVNGGGNMPAYGGVISEKELADVIAFLETRK, encoded by the coding sequence ATGAGTTTTTTACGAAAAGTCGGGGCCTGGCTCGACGACCGGCTGGGCATCTCCGATACGCTGATGCCGCTGGCCCGGCACCTGGTGCCGCCGGGGGCCAAGTGGAGTTACGTGTTTGGCAGCGCCACGCTGTTTTGCCTCATCCTGCAAGTAGTGACGGGGGTAGCGCTCACGCTGCTCTACCAGCCGACTTCGGAGTCGGCGTATAAGTCGCTGGAATTCATCACGCACCAGGCAGTTTTCGGGCGCTTGCTGCGGGGCATTCACTACTTCGGGGCCTCAGGTATGATAGTGCTGGTGGGCATCCACATGCTGCGGGTTTACATCACGGCCTCGTACAAGTTTCCGCGCGAGATGAGCTGGATAAGCGGGGTTTTCCTGCTGTTTCTGACCCTGGCGATGGGCTTCACCGGGCAGCTGCTGCGCTGGGATTCCAATGGCGTGTGGTCGGCAGTGGTGGCGGCCGAGCAGGCAGGTAGGGTGCCGATTATTGGCACTTACGTGGCCCGGCTGTTGCTGGGCGGCGACACCATCGGCGGGCAGTCGCTGAGCCGGTTTTACTCCTACCACACGCTGCTGTTTCCGGCCATGCTGTTCGGGCTGGTGGGCTTTCACCTGTATCTGGTGTTTCGCAACGGCGTGTCGGAGCCGACCAAAGTCGGCCAGCTCGTGGACCCCAAAACCTACCGCAAGTGGTACCAGGACATGCTCGATAAGGTGGGCGTACCGTTCTGGCCCTACGCCGCCTGGCGCGACGTGGTATTTAGCGTGGCCGTGGTAATGGGCATTTTCACGCTGGCCCTCGTCTTCGGCCCGCCCGAGCTGACGCAGCCGCCCTCCCCGGCTACCATCTACACCAACCCGGCCCCCGATTGGTATATGCTGCCCATCTTCGCGCTCTACGCCCTGATGCCGCCGGCCATCGAGTCTTACCTCATCATCATCGCGCCGCTGCTAACCATACTGGCGCTGCTGGCCCTACCCTTCATCTCCAACGCCGGCGAGCGCAGCCCCCTGCGGCGGCCCTGGGCGGTGTTCGGCGCGGGCACGGTGGTGACGCTGGTTATCGCCCTGCTCGTGCTAGGCGAGCAAGCGCCCTGGTCGCCCAAGTTCGATGCCAAGCCCCTGAACACCAAGCTCATCAACTCAAACAACCCGCAGATAGTGGCGGGCGCGGGCTTGTTTTACAATAAAGGCTGCATCTACTGCCACCTCCTGGACGGCCACGGCGGCCACCGCGGCCCCGAGCTAACGGAAGTCGGCCGCCGCCTCAAAACCGACGAGCTGCGCATTCGCATCGTGAACGGCGGCGGCAACATGCCCGCCTACGGCGGCGTAATTTCCGAAAAGGAATTGGCCGACGTTATCGCCTTTCTGGAAACGCGGAAGTAG
- a CDS encoding methylcrotonoyl-CoA carboxylase: protein MNIEFNRNEDHLKQLTFQLRQKLARVALGGGEKRIAAHRAKGKLTARERVDYLLDKDAAQVEIGAFAGEGMYQDEGGCPGGGVVVVLGYVQGRQCVVVANDATVKAGAWFPITAKKNLRAQEISLENRLPIIYLVDSAGVYLPMQDEIFPDKEHFGRIFRNNAVMSSMGIVQISAIMGPCVAGGAYLPIMSDEAMIVSGTGSVFLAGSYLVKSAIGETIDNEALGGAAMHSEVSGVTDYKFDTDEEALDHIRNIFDKLGATPTAGFSRAAPTPPALPEVELYGQLPSDRAKPYDMMEIIKRLVDNSEFEPYKDLYGQTLICGLARIEGWAVGIVANQRKIVKSKKTGMQMGGVIYSDSADKAARFIMNCNQKRIPLVFLHDVSGFMVGSASEQGGIIKDGAKMVNAMANSVVPKFTVIIGNSYGAGNYAMCGKAYDPRLIVAWPSAQLAVMSGAAAANTLLQIQVASLKAKGEVITPEAEKELLDRIKARYEEQLSPYYAAARLWVDAVIDPLETRKVIAEGISAANHAPIERAYNVGVIQV, encoded by the coding sequence ATGAATATCGAGTTTAATCGCAACGAAGACCATCTCAAGCAACTTACTTTTCAGCTGCGCCAGAAGCTGGCCCGCGTGGCCCTCGGCGGCGGCGAGAAGCGCATCGCCGCCCACCGAGCCAAGGGCAAGCTCACCGCCCGCGAACGCGTTGACTACCTGCTGGATAAGGACGCGGCGCAGGTCGAAATCGGCGCTTTCGCCGGCGAGGGCATGTACCAGGACGAAGGCGGCTGCCCAGGGGGCGGCGTGGTCGTCGTGCTGGGCTACGTGCAGGGTAGGCAGTGCGTGGTGGTGGCCAACGACGCCACTGTGAAGGCCGGCGCGTGGTTTCCCATCACGGCCAAAAAGAACCTGCGCGCCCAGGAAATCAGCCTGGAAAACCGGCTGCCGATTATCTACCTTGTGGATTCGGCGGGCGTATATCTGCCCATGCAGGACGAAATTTTCCCGGATAAGGAGCACTTCGGCCGCATTTTTCGCAACAACGCGGTGATGTCGAGTATGGGCATCGTGCAGATTTCGGCCATCATGGGGCCGTGCGTGGCGGGCGGGGCCTACCTGCCCATCATGAGCGACGAGGCGATGATAGTGAGCGGCACTGGCTCGGTGTTTCTGGCCGGCTCGTATTTGGTGAAGTCGGCCATCGGCGAAACCATTGATAATGAGGCGCTCGGTGGCGCAGCCATGCACTCGGAAGTGTCGGGCGTGACGGATTATAAGTTCGACACCGATGAGGAGGCGCTCGACCACATCCGCAACATCTTCGACAAGCTGGGGGCTACCCCCACTGCCGGCTTCAGCCGCGCCGCGCCTACCCCCCCCGCGCTACCCGAAGTCGAGCTATATGGCCAGCTGCCCAGCGACCGCGCCAAGCCCTACGACATGATGGAAATCATCAAGCGCCTGGTGGATAACTCGGAGTTTGAGCCCTACAAGGACCTCTACGGCCAGACGCTCATTTGCGGGCTGGCGCGCATCGAGGGCTGGGCAGTGGGCATCGTGGCCAACCAGCGCAAAATCGTGAAAAGCAAGAAAACCGGGATGCAGATGGGCGGCGTCATCTACTCCGACTCGGCCGACAAGGCGGCCCGCTTCATCATGAACTGCAACCAGAAACGCATCCCGCTGGTGTTTCTGCACGACGTGTCGGGCTTCATGGTGGGCTCGGCCAGCGAGCAGGGCGGCATCATCAAGGACGGCGCGAAGATGGTCAACGCAATGGCCAACAGCGTGGTACCGAAGTTCACGGTCATCATCGGCAACAGCTACGGCGCGGGCAACTACGCCATGTGCGGCAAAGCCTACGACCCGCGCCTCATCGTGGCCTGGCCCAGCGCCCAGCTCGCCGTAATGAGCGGCGCGGCGGCCGCCAATACGCTGCTGCAAATCCAGGTGGCTTCGCTGAAAGCGAAAGGCGAAGTCATTACCCCCGAAGCCGAAAAGGAATTGCTCGACCGTATTAAAGCCCGCTACGAGGAGCAATTATCGCCCTACTACGCCGCGGCGCGGCTGTGGGTCGATGCGGTAATTGACCCGCTGGAAACCCGGAAAGTGATTGCGGAGGGAATAAGCGCGGCGAATCATGCGCCGATTGAGCGGGCGTATAATGTGGGGGTTATTCAGGTGTGA
- a CDS encoding N-acetylmuramoyl-L-alanine amidase — protein MPGYDRTRYRLRTVVLDAGHGGKDIGCNGADAHEATVALAIIKDLGHQIETNMPGVRVIYTRKTNVFIRLDERAAIANRNHADLFISVHCNAGPRGSRGTEVWTMGLHKTTANLGVAQRENSVILQEKNYKQRYDGFDPRSPQSHILFSLFQSAYITNSLRLAQRIDRQFRTSVGRSSRGVKQAGFLVLWKSAMPSVLVEAGFLTDPTEENYLNSSAGQHAIANGIYRAFRAYKRDLEGTPAG, from the coding sequence CTGCCCGGCTACGACCGCACCCGCTACCGCCTGCGCACCGTGGTGCTCGACGCCGGCCACGGCGGCAAAGACATTGGCTGCAACGGGGCCGACGCCCACGAAGCCACCGTGGCCCTGGCCATTATCAAAGACCTGGGCCACCAGATTGAGACGAACATGCCGGGCGTGCGGGTCATCTACACCCGCAAAACCAACGTGTTTATCCGGCTCGATGAGCGCGCCGCCATCGCCAACCGCAACCATGCCGACCTCTTCATCTCGGTGCATTGCAACGCCGGCCCCCGCGGCTCGCGCGGCACCGAGGTTTGGACGATGGGCCTGCACAAAACTACCGCCAACCTGGGCGTGGCCCAGCGCGAAAACTCGGTTATTCTGCAAGAGAAAAACTACAAGCAGCGCTACGACGGCTTCGACCCGCGCTCGCCGCAGTCGCACATCCTGTTTTCCCTTTTCCAGAGCGCCTACATCACCAACTCGCTGCGCCTGGCCCAGCGCATTGACCGGCAGTTTCGCACCAGCGTGGGCCGTAGCTCGCGCGGCGTGAAGCAGGCCGGCTTTTTGGTGCTCTGGAAATCTGCCATGCCCTCCGTGCTGGTCGAGGCCGGCTTTCTAACCGACCCCACTGAGGAGAACTACCTCAATAGCAGCGCCGGCCAGCACGCCATTGCCAATGGCATCTACCGCGCCTTTCGCGCGTATAAGCGCGACCTGGAGGGCACGCCGGCCGGGTAA